One stretch of Thalassophryne amazonica chromosome 19, fThaAma1.1, whole genome shotgun sequence DNA includes these proteins:
- the LOC117501129 gene encoding sodium/bile acid cotransporter-like isoform X2, with protein sequence MHSGIHTTTNVKKLTMETSNIYNGQNVSLNGSTDVLVYIDPTINSITNIISIICVIVAMVALGCMMEISKIKTHMKNVKAPAIGIVAQFGIMPMTAFCFAKILQLEPIKAVCVLICGCAPGGTLSNVFVLAVNGDINLSIVMTSFSNTAALGLMPLLLLIYCQGFPGLEKAVPYVKIITALISTVVPCAVGIAINHYKPSFSPYISKFGIFFLMVSILSHFILTFMGFGNVIWTAFSSDIMIIATLMPLTGYVLGYVIALICRLDHKCGRTISMETGCQNMQLSMAILKVAFPPEVIGVMYIFPLIYTMLQVSEALLLALCIRCYQALKPAAKEKCTRVFMRRQK encoded by the exons ATGCACAGTGGGATCCATACCACAACGAATGTAAAAAAACTCACCATGGAAACGTCTAACATCTACAACGGCCAGAATGTCTCTCTAAATGGAAGCACAGATGTACTTGTCTATATCGATCCTACCATTAATAGCATCACCAACATCATTTCCATCATTTGCGTCATTGTCGCAATGGTAGCACTTGGCTGCATGATGGAAATTTCTAAAATTAAGACCCATATGAAGAATGTAAAAGCACCAGCCATCGGAATAGTGGCCCAGTTCGGCATCATGCCCATGACTGCTTTTTGTTTTGCCAAAATCCTTCAACTGGAGCCCATCAAGGCTGTGTGCGTGCTCATCTGTGGCTGCGCTCCTGGAGGAACCCTatccaatgtttttgttttggccGTGAACGGTGACATCAATCTCAG CATCGTAATGACCTCTTTCTCCAATACTGCTGCACTTGGTTTGATGCCTTTGCTGCTTCTAATCTACTGCCAAGGCTTCCCCGGCCTGGAAAAAGCTGTGCCCTATGTTAAAATCATCACTGCTCTCATATCAACTGTGGTGCCGTGTGCCGTTGGCATCGCCATTAACCATTACAAACCAAGCTTTTCACCATATATCTCTAAG tttgggatctttttcttgatggtttcCATTTTGTCACATTTCATCCTGACTTTCATGGGTTTTGGAAATGTAATCTGGACAGCTTTTTCATCTGACATTATGATTATTGCTACGTTGATGCCGCTGACTGGCTATGTTTTGGGATATGTCATAGCCCTCATATGCAGACTCGATCATAA atgtgggaggaccaTCTCCATGGAGACGGGGTGCCAAAACATGCAGCTGAGCATGGCCATCCTAAAGGTGGCCTTTCcacctgaggtaattggagtcatGTACATCTTCCCTCTGATTTACACCATGTTGCAGGTCAGCGAGGCGCTGCTTCTCGCTTTGTGCATCAGATGTTATCAGGCATTGAAACCAGCAGCTAAGG AAAAGTGTACCAGAGTGTTCATGAGAAGGCAGAAGTGA
- the LOC117501129 gene encoding sodium/bile acid cotransporter-like isoform X1, whose amino-acid sequence MHSGIHTTTNVKKLTMETSNIYNGQNVSLNGSTDVLVYIDPTINSITNIISIICVIVAMVALGCMMEISKIKTHMKNVKAPAIGIVAQFGIMPMTAFCFAKILQLEPIKAVCVLICGCAPGGTLSNVFVLAVNGDINLSIVMTSFSNTAALGLMPLLLLIYCQGFPGLEKAVPYVKIITALISTVVPCAVGIAINHYKPSFSPYISKFGIFFLMVSILSHFILTFMGFGNVIWTAFSSDIMIIATLMPLTGYVLGYVIALICRLDHKCGRTISMETGCQNMQLSMAILKVAFPPEVIGVMYIFPLIYTMLQVSEALLLALCIRCYQALKPAAKERKVYQSVHEKAEVIQQ is encoded by the exons ATGCACAGTGGGATCCATACCACAACGAATGTAAAAAAACTCACCATGGAAACGTCTAACATCTACAACGGCCAGAATGTCTCTCTAAATGGAAGCACAGATGTACTTGTCTATATCGATCCTACCATTAATAGCATCACCAACATCATTTCCATCATTTGCGTCATTGTCGCAATGGTAGCACTTGGCTGCATGATGGAAATTTCTAAAATTAAGACCCATATGAAGAATGTAAAAGCACCAGCCATCGGAATAGTGGCCCAGTTCGGCATCATGCCCATGACTGCTTTTTGTTTTGCCAAAATCCTTCAACTGGAGCCCATCAAGGCTGTGTGCGTGCTCATCTGTGGCTGCGCTCCTGGAGGAACCCTatccaatgtttttgttttggccGTGAACGGTGACATCAATCTCAG CATCGTAATGACCTCTTTCTCCAATACTGCTGCACTTGGTTTGATGCCTTTGCTGCTTCTAATCTACTGCCAAGGCTTCCCCGGCCTGGAAAAAGCTGTGCCCTATGTTAAAATCATCACTGCTCTCATATCAACTGTGGTGCCGTGTGCCGTTGGCATCGCCATTAACCATTACAAACCAAGCTTTTCACCATATATCTCTAAG tttgggatctttttcttgatggtttcCATTTTGTCACATTTCATCCTGACTTTCATGGGTTTTGGAAATGTAATCTGGACAGCTTTTTCATCTGACATTATGATTATTGCTACGTTGATGCCGCTGACTGGCTATGTTTTGGGATATGTCATAGCCCTCATATGCAGACTCGATCATAA atgtgggaggaccaTCTCCATGGAGACGGGGTGCCAAAACATGCAGCTGAGCATGGCCATCCTAAAGGTGGCCTTTCcacctgaggtaattggagtcatGTACATCTTCCCTCTGATTTACACCATGTTGCAGGTCAGCGAGGCGCTGCTTCTCGCTTTGTGCATCAGATGTTATCAGGCATTGAAACCAGCAGCTAAGG AAAGAAAAGTGTACCAGAGTGTTCATGAGAAGGCAGAAGTGATCCAGCAATAA